Genomic segment of Sarcophilus harrisii chromosome 4, mSarHar1.11, whole genome shotgun sequence:
AGACTTTTTTATATTGCAGTCAAGACTTTTCCTTTCTTACCTTATCACATACTATATTCTTCAAACCAATTGAGTTGTTCTATTCCCCACGGATatactagtaaatatttaactggctctccaaaaaaaatttcagacaTCACATTGTTAAATTTCATCTGCATTGTTAACATGTCATCTtgatttcttaagtctagacaatcaaccaatctttgatttagagcattattgATTTAACAATTGACTCCACTCCTATATATGTTCATGACCTGGaagtctttcttctcttattctatTTCTAACCACTTGCTAAAGGCCAGCTCAGTCAGTAGTGATAACTTATTTCCCCTTAGACTTCACAAAGGGCTTTGTTTTATACCTTTAGGTTGCAAAATCTGAGGGAAATATTAGAAATTATCTTGTGtcttactatattatattatgatgaggaaaatgagttttaaagTTGTCACTTGCCTATGTTCATACAGGTAGTAAACTGGGATTTGACTCCAGGCTCCTAACTCCTAATCCTCTACTACTAAATCTCTCTGAGtatcattatatatcatatttatgaattttattaaaatttaagttcCATGAAATCAGGCACTTTTATTTTACCCAAGCTTCGTATTCCCCACCCCCAATACTTATCACAGTGCTCCATGTACAGCAGATGATTAATTAATGTAAATTGAATTGACTCAGGGAATTCCTGTCAGGGAATCTCTTTTGTAGATTTCATCCAAAATGTCGGAAGGATCTAGTCACCTTTTAATTTTCTCACCTTTGTACCATTCTCCCACTAGATGCTACCTTACGGTCTTATgatccaatgaaataaaaaatgtaaagcaCTTGCAAACCTTAAGGTATTGCATAAACCTATGTATTGGAGGATGAACTCGTTATAATTTTCTCttatattcttctttattttctctcaaatttctcttctttctgttcaCTGGTAGGATCTCTGAAgtcagaatttcagagctgaagGGGACCTTAGAAATATATCACTTCATAATCTCTTCTAGGATTTCActtcatattctcttctaaaGTTTGTTCTCTTGAATTCCTTTACATTCaatcttcctttttctgtatCTGATCTTACAAAACACTGGTCCCCCACTGTGGTACTGAGGGCTTTGAGTGGTGATAAGACCCCATCTCTGAGCAACACAACTCAAGCAAATTCCCAGCCTTACCCCCAAGACACAGTGCCATATTGAGGTGTGTGAATACCATGATTATCACCATgataatcatcagcatttttttgGCTTCTAATTAAAGTACACATGCCCTAATTAAAGATCCTGCTGTGGAAAGCATCATAATCTAGGGGAAAGAGTATTAGCTTTGGAAGCAGAGTCAAGTTCAGCTTCTGCCTTTGATGTGTGACTTCTGGGAAGTCATTGACTCTTCCTGGGCCTCTTAACCTTTAAAATGAATGGACTGTATTAAGTGGTCTGTGAACTTTCATCTAGCTTTAAATCTGTTGTTGTGGGATCCTTGGAATGGGGTTGTGATTCTCAAGACATCCCAAAAAGTGAAGAGAGATTTCTGAGAAGCATTTTTTAGAATAGAAAGGCGTGTCAGTTTCCAGACCTAATGGCTCTTGAACTGCTTGAGGTCTGAAAATTAGCAAACGGAAATGTATGGCACCCCTTACAAACCTAGGCAGACTTGTCTAAAGTAAAACCCTGCAATATTTGAGTGTTTATTTTCTCCCTAACTTAAGTTAATCTCTTTCCCAGTATCTTGGGAATTTGAAGGGCCCTATTTCTACACAAATCTATTCAAAAATGATTGTCTGAATTACCAATTATATGTGACAGTTAAGCAGCAGGACTCTGAGTGCTACTCAGCACCCCTGAGTCCTGCGTAGAAATCTAGAGTAAGGTTTCAGATATACATTCACATTCGTAATTTACCTCGTATGTTTTTTATCTGGCTTTTGTGCATTCAAATAACTACTTTCAAGAACTTTATGATGTTGATACAGAATAGTATCAATGAATAAAAGACTTCCCACTGAGCAGAGTTGGCTGGTAGTTTGTGTACTTTGTCCAACCTAATTCTCACCCCACCTTCTCTCTGTAATAACCATGTTTCAGGCTCCAAATCCtgaatccttattgtgactcatTTATTAGATACAGTGTAGTGATAGAGTAAGCTAGGAATTGGGCCAAACCCAGTTACAGAGGGCAGCAGAATGGTGCCTTCACCGCTTCAGAGCACCAGCTGAATAAGGTTCGGGGAGATATTTGGATATGAGTAATAGGGTCAATTCCTTCAAGGGGAGATTTCCCAGGAATTACAGAAAGTTATTAGGTGGGCTCCCATGGGAGTCACATCACACTCAGTGTTTCTGTTTTCACTTGGCTcagtggagaagggaaagggaagagttaGATCATAGGCtcgaggaaggaaaaaattttccaCATGCTACCTTGCTAAGAGCTTGGGGGTATATAGGATAGATAGCACCTAGATTCCTATTTATATCGCTTTTTGATAGGCCTTGATACTATTTCTTTACAGAGCCCAGGGATAATTAGATCATAATTCCTGAGAGTGAGaacattcttttccccttcctttgcaTTGCTCAGTAGATAGCTGGGCTGAGTTTTATACATTGCAGGGGAAGTATTCGATGTCCAAGACATCTAACcaatttgttttgtctttgaagAATTCTTACTGCCGATGGACTCATTGATGACATCAAGAGGCGGAGATACTACGAGAAGCCATGTCGtcgaagacagagagagagctatgAGACTTGTCGGCGCATTTACAACATGGAAATGGCACGAAAGATTAACTTCTTGATGCGCAAGAATCGGTTGGATCCATGGCAGGGCTGCTGAAGCcattagagagaaagagacccagTGTGAGAACTCCCTAGTATGCAGTAGCTCTGTCTCCATAGGTTTCTTCTAAGAACCTAAAAATTGGGACATTTGCTTCTTTTTCCAGTCCTATTTTTTCTTGCCATCTTTTCTATCCCAATATAATCAAGATACATACATGCATTCACATGTATTCACATGCATTTATTCCCCCTCCCAAGCCAGTGATATCATTAAATGTTCCTCCTTGACATCATGTGTCTTTGATTAATGAAAAACCCCACAGGATTATGTCTTTGCCATTCTGAAGAAACTGGGGTGGGGCAGAGTCTTCAAAAATTCCATGATTGGAATATAACACTTTTCATCCATTCTTTGTTTTCTAATAGTTCCTAATAAAGAACACTAAGGACTACAGATAAAAATGGTCCCCTAGTATTATTTGAAAAAGTCATCTCTTTACTGAATAATTCCCTAAAGAAGAAGGGTAAAGGCTCATGTAAttggaataaattatatttctgaaGTACCCAGCCACACTGATATGCTGAAATCTTCTCTCATGGGAATTCCTAGAAAATAATCCAATTTGACTTTCATtcctgttttctctctcattctgaggtatgttggggggggggggggaagaggggaggggatgaCAATAGACATAAAGATGAATGGGGAACAGCTGAAATGTGGAGAAGATGGAACCCATATAGGATAGACAAATCAAGGAAATAAAGTGGAgttttccacccccacccccccacttGCTTTTCCCCCAGCAGGGACTCTTGGGTTTATGACACTGACAGCTTGTGGCATCAGGCCACTGGGGGGAAAGCCAGCTGCTTTGCTTCCTCTCCTGCTGTCTGTTTGCTCTGGCCATG
This window contains:
- the MRPS21 gene encoding 28S ribosomal protein S21, mitochondrial, whose product is MANHLKFIARTVMVQEGNVDGAYRTLNRILTADGLIDDIKRRRYYEKPCRRRQRESYETCRRIYNMEMARKINFLMRKNRLDPWQGC